The Setaria viridis chromosome 9, Setaria_viridis_v4.0, whole genome shotgun sequence sequence AATAGAGATCGATCTGCAAAATGTCGTTCCACCAGGTGTGCTGAAAGAACCTCGCCAGCGTACTGGTGGCTTTGGGGGTTTGACACTAGACACATCCTCAAGCCAAAGCACCAAATGCAATCCAGCTGAATCTTACAGCACACAGACCAACATGAATACCGGTCAATTTAGTACAACTGAAGTATCCCCAAGGTGATGCGATGACCAGCTTGCAAGCTTGTTTGCCATTTTCAGAGGTTTCTCACACCACCCATGAGATTTTATTATGCTTGGTGCTGACAAATTCTCTTGATATGAAAGGCCTGATCCACTTTCATCCTGATTTAGACCTACATAGGATGTGAGGGCCGTTGTGAATTGCTGATGTACAGGACCTGCAATTCACCTTTTTCTTTTGCAGAGGAACTGTAGTTCAATTTGAGAATTGCATTATGTTCTTTAAAGCCTGTTGTAGGGATACATTGTAGGAGTACAAGAGTGCATTGGAGACTGCAAAATTTGTGCTCGGAATATGAGCATGAAAGTTCTGAACCACAGCTACTATGCGTAACATGAAAGTAAATGTTCAGCTAGTGACAATCACAGCTTAAAGTATGATCTTACTCTTATATTTTTCGTCTTGCTGAACATGATTGCTTTCTGAAAAATGTTTGTAACGGTATTAATTTTCCTTCATGCTATTAAGGTTATCGTGTTAAATAACCACACAAAGTACCTCACTTGTTAGAATGTCTTTCGATGACCAATGGGTGCTTCTTCGTAAGCTATGCTACCTAATGTGTGCAATACTCtttttcacaaaaaaaaggTGAATATGGTGATCAACTGATCATCTATGTTTTTGGAATTTatggaaagaaaggaaacaaagAACATTCCAAAATTTCTGTTTACAGCAGTATGAAGTTGAGGTGTTCactactccatccatccaaattgtaagttgatttgacttttttagatacatagtgTTTACTAAATATAGcgtatatctaagtgtatagcaaaatctatgaatttaaacaagtcaaaacgacttacaatttgaagtGGAGGGAGTACTTTGCATATAGACTAGATTTCTTTCCTAACTTTGCCTAAGATAGGTGGTTATTTTCTTGCCACAAATGTGAGGCAATACTAATCCTAATAATATTTCCACATATGCTTTAGATAAAAAACGTGTGGCAAGCTTAGTCCTCAAGCAAACATGCTCTCAGATGTCTTGTCATGGCGTATCGCTTCTCGTGTGATGGTCCCTTAGTGTCTTTCCTCATCGTGTTTTGCTTATGATGCCTGCTCTGTAATCCTCGAAAGCTCAACTCAACTAAAGATTAATATGAGTAGAGAGATATGCCACTAGCATACACTCCCTCTATTTGAAATTACAAAGCTTATTTATCGTTAGGACAAGCCTGTCGATTAACACATACTCTATTATTGCATAATTTTTGTGACATGGAGTTGATGTCTCTAAATTGGTATTGAAAAATATTTACTAGTATACTTTTATGTTACATAAATGAAATATTAATAGAGTAATTGTGAACTAAAATCTTGTCCTAACGAAACAAAATATGCCTTGTAAGGAAAATCGGAGGGAGCAAGAATTAAAGAGTCTATAGACATCCAATCAGAAAGATGACAATCTAACAATACATTTACATACTTCTAGGATACCAAAAAAGGGAACATCCACAGTTCCCAGATTTATTCGTTTTGCGGGAGAACATAATAAGCTTATTGCTTTTCTCCACCCACTAATGACACCTTTCTTAACAGGAAGTGGGTAAAGAAACATTTACTAGAACTAACAAATAATTCTCTTGGCACACTATTCCTTGTCTACAAAAGCTGACTCCGCAAGATCGATAGCCCGAGCTAATGCTGCAGCCTTATTCTCGCATTCGCGCTGTTCATCATCTGGGCTACTGTCAGCAACAATGCCCGCTCCAGCCTGAAGATGAGCAACCCACTCCCGACGCCTATCAGCAGCTTTGTATGAGTACATCGTGTTGTGGCTTGGTGCCGTTGAGAATACAATGGTTCGGAGAGCAAGTGCGATTTGCATGTTGCCATCAAATGATATCCCTCCTAAACCACCACTATATGGTCCTCGCCTTGTGACTTCCAACTCGTCTATCAACTCCATGGCTTTCACCTGATTATATAAACAAATTTCCATTAATCAACATTTGTTCAGAAGAGGGAAATAACATTTAAAAAAACAGCAATACAGTGAAAGTGAGATGATAAATAGAGCCAAGAGCCAACATGGTCAATGCGAAGCACACATCAATAATCTAGATCCGCGAAATGCCTAATTGTAATAACTGAAATGCTAAAAAGAAACTTATGATAAGTAGAGCCAGCATGGTCTATGTGAAATACAAAAAAGTCGCGGAGGGGGGGTTGGGGGGGAGTAAATTTGGGGAAAATGTACACTACAATATCAAGGAGTAAAGGTTGGATGGTAGATCAAAATAAGAATATTGGAAGGGACATTTTACCTTTGGTGCACCACTGACTGTTCCCACAGGCAATGCAGCTCTCAGGGCATCCCAGCTCTGGAGACGATCATCCAACTGTCCACTAACCTGCAAAGCAACCGACCAGAAGTTAACATTTTGGGGAAGATATATTACAATAAAAATCAAAGGGCGTTCTGTAGCAACAAATGTTGTTGAATAAGAtggaaaacaaacaaaaaggtGGCAGAAGTGCACGATTAACAGGTGCTCATATGATAAACAAGATAACAGGAAACAACACTGCAGGTAGCTTGGTGAGTCGTTTAACAAATTGTTTTCGTATTTTTAGCTGAACACTATTCTAAGTTTCTAACCTATCCCTGGATGCCAAATAAAGAGTACTGACACAAGAAACGTGCTATTTGTTCGTTCGTTTGTTTGTTTTGCATATTTGAGCTAAACCTTTATTGTTAACACTGAATGCTAAGTAAATAATAGTGACTCAAGTGCTAAATTAAGTTCACAGAATGTGATTTAGAATTATAAAACAATTATCTATAAATTGCCAAAGTATAAAATTAAATGAGAAGCATTGTTATACAAAAGGAGCCTAACCGTGGAGCTGATGTGCATAACATGGGAGTATCGCTCAATGTTCATTAACTTTTCCACCTTTACTGATCCAGGTTTGGAGACCTGTCAAGTAGTAGTAATAGTCATCAGAAAACATCCGATACTGCTGCAGCAGAAAAGTGGCAAAAACATTTGATTTCGCTAAAGATTGACTAGAATTGCATGTAGGGATGTAAGGTATGTACCACGGCAACTCATCAAAAGAAAGAGTACatggaaagaaacaaaaatcaaaatggCATGCATTGTATCAGAATGCAATGCAGTAGATCTTATGGGTAATAAGACAAAAGGAATGCAGACCTTGCCAACATCATTCCTCCCCAAGTCTACAAGCATAATGTGCTCAGCACACTGTTTTTCATCACTTAATAGTTGTTGCTCTTGCATTTGATCTTCCTTCTCTGTCTTGCCCCTTCGAACAGTTCCAGCTAGTGGCCGATTAATAATCTTCCcctgaaaaatatttttaaaatgtgCAGATTAGTGAAGGACAATTTGAAGTCTGAAGAATAACAGTAAAGGGGTTCATAGTTCACATACCTTACTGACTCGTGTAAGAATTTCAGGGCTAGATGCAACTAGGACACAGCCTCTTGCCTAAATAGACAATTAAAGGGTGTTGATTAGAATCTCAAAAAAATCAGTGCGCAGAACTGTGTTCAAATTGTGCGTGCTTCATGCTTCTATTTCTACCTGTACATACGCCATGTATGGGCTAGGGTTCACTATTCGTAAAGCTCGATAAACCTCAAATGGGTTGGCATATGTTCTCCTCTCAAACCTCTGACTCAAAACGATCTGGAAGATGTCCCCAGCCATAATATGCTCCTTAGCCTGCATAACAGCATTCTTGTACTCATCACTTGTCATGGTTGACTTGTTCAACGGTGTACCAAACTGGCGGGTGTGCAGCTTCACAAATCCTGGAGAGAGCGTGGGGCTGAAGTCCAAAGCAGATAGATCTATGAGCATAAAACAAAATACGCAGCAGGATTTAATGAATAGGTGCCGCATAGCTTACACGTTAGAATTGTGCACTTTGGACAGCAACTGGTCCAGCCGAGATCTGCCATCTTGGTACGCTGCCTCAATTGATGCGTGCCGGTCCACATTTACCCAATGGATGACATACACTTTCTGGAACAAGAAAAGAACCATATAATTCGAAATGAGCACAATTCCCCAAAAAAATTGTCTTGAAGGGATGAATACCATGAGTGAAGCACAGCTATAGCAAGTAAAATTATTTTGCGTCATGAGGTGCAGATTGCTAAAATGCAAGACAGATGAGTGGTGTAGTTTCAGTCTGTTGTCAATGTGAACTAAATATAAGATGCAGCAATGACAAATTGCATGTATATCAGTATAGTTAACTTAAAAGTTAAACCACTAGCTATCTTATTCTGCCTTTAGAAACATGTGTTTCGCCAGGAGGTAATTAACTAAATGGCAGCTAATACCAAATCATAACTGCGATTGCAGGAAAATACCCCTCCCTAAATGACTCAGAAAATCAGAATTTAGCTAAAATGAGATGCGAAAATGGGATTTCAGGAATAAACACCTTCTCAACATTATCGAAGACAAGAACATCATCGTAGAGCCCCAAATGCACATCAGGAAGATTCCTGTCGTCCTGGGGAGCACCAGAGAATGgcagcttcttcttctcaaCATAACGAACCGTATCATAGGAAAAGAACCCAACCCATCCGCCTATCACAAACAATAAACCAGATGCGATTGTTCACATAACATCATTGACAACATCAGATCATGCCTACTCAGCAATGCTTGCTGCTCACCTGTGAAGGATTCAGGGAGCTCGTCGATCTGCTGTGGGTGCCATCCCTCCATCATGTTCCTGGGCACCTGCATAGGATCGTCCACGACCTGCTCCGTCACCTGGCCCTTCTCGTGGTCCATGATCGTGACCTTGTGCTCCTTGGCCACTATCTCCATCACCGGGTGGGCTCCCACCATGCTGTAGCGGCCCTGCAACCCAATCCAATTAGTTCCTCGGAGTTACTGACGAGGATAACAATTAAGAACCGATAAGGGAGCTTTCGCCTCCCAGAAAAAACCCGATCAGagagcagcagccagcagatTTGAGATGGGGCGATGGGAGACGTACGACGTTGGTGGTGCCCTGAGGTCCCTGCTCGACGGACTCGAAGAGGAAGCTGGGGGCGTCGACGTTGTCCTCCGGGACGAGGCAGCGGTAGGCGAGCACGGGGGTGAGGTGGTCGGACACGATGCACTCCCACATGGGCACCAGGTTGCTCTTCccgctcccccgcgccgccgcctcgaagAACcgcctcttctcctcctccgccgccttcgccgccacgGCGCCCCTGCTCATCACCGCGCTCGCCAGCGGCGTCACGGCGCGGCACCTCatgccgccgctcctgccgctcctcctcctcatcccggCCGACACCACCGCCCCCGCCCGAACCagggcccccgccgccggggcggcgacgcgggAGGGGGAGAACACGGAGGCGGCGGCTAGGGATTCCATTTTTGCGCTGGCGCTGGCTGCTGGCTTCCACACCCCGCGGCGCAGTGTTCCCCTATTTCAATCTATCGATTTCGCGCTCGGCGGGGTCGTCGGAGAAAGCGAACGTGGGGCAGTGCGGCTTATATAAAGAAGTTGCAATCCgattcgattttttttttttaaaaaaaaaaacaagcagcCAGCGGGAGTTGGGGGCGTGGGGCGCTCGGATCTCGGATTCGCCTGCAGATTTCCAAGGGGAAAGGCGATTCCAATGGTGACGGGGCGGCTGGCGTGGATGGGGTTTTGTGGTTGACTCTTTCGCCGGATGTGAACttggaggaagaagggggaggGAAGGAGCAGCTTTGCCTGGTGGCTGACGGGGACGACCCGGAGCTGATTTTACGGTCTGGTGCATTGATAATGGAATCTTTTACACGATTTGCCAGCCAACTGCTATAGTAATAATTAAAACTTTTTTGTCACGTAGCAATATCACATTCTTGATTTGCGGATAGAATAAAGGAATTGTGAGTTGTACGCCAACGAGAAAATATCATACTTCTAAATTTTAGTTTCTCttttgttccttttcttttctgcgatgtttggttccctttgctt is a genomic window containing:
- the LOC117837918 gene encoding anthranilate synthase alpha subunit 2, chloroplastic, which gives rise to MESLAAASVFSPSRVAAPAAGALVRAGAVVSAGMRRRSGRSGGMRCRAVTPLASAVMSRGAVAAKAAEEEKRRFFEAAARGSGKSNLVPMWECIVSDHLTPVLAYRCLVPEDNVDAPSFLFESVEQGPQGTTNVGRYSMVGAHPVMEIVAKEHKVTIMDHEKGQVTEQVVDDPMQVPRNMMEGWHPQQIDELPESFTGGWVGFFSYDTVRYVEKKKLPFSGAPQDDRNLPDVHLGLYDDVLVFDNVEKKVYVIHWVNVDRHASIEAAYQDGRSRLDQLLSKVHNSNVPTLSPGFVKLHTRQFGTPLNKSTMTSDEYKNAVMQAKEHIMAGDIFQIVLSQRFERRTYANPFEVYRALRIVNPSPYMAYVQARGCVLVASSPEILTRVSKGKIINRPLAGTVRRGKTEKEDQMQEQQLLSDEKQCAEHIMLVDLGRNDVGKVSKPGSVKVEKLMNIERYSHVMHISSTVSGQLDDRLQSWDALRAALPVGTVSGAPKVKAMELIDELEVTRRGPYSGGLGGISFDGNMQIALALRTIVFSTAPSHNTMYSYKAADRRREWVAHLQAGAGIVADSSPDDEQRECENKAAALARAIDLAESAFVDKE